The Jiangella alba genome includes the window CGACGCGACGATCGTCACCACCAGCACGACGACGATGACGCCGAGCGACAGGCCGGTGCTGAGCTCCACCACCTCGACCGGCTCGCCGTTGTTGACGAACGGCAGGTTGTTCTCGTGCAGCGCGTGCAGGATCAGCCGCACACCGATGAACCCCAGGATCACCGCCAGCCCGAACGCCAGGTAGATGAGCCGGTCCAGCAGCCCGTCGATGAGGAAGTACAACTGGCGCAGCCCGAGCAGCGAGAACGCGACGGCCGTGAACACCAGGTACACGTTCTGCGTCAGCCCGAAGATCGCCGGGATGGAGTCCAGCGCGAACAGCACGTCCGTGCCGGCCAGCGCCACCATCACCAGGACCAGCGGCGTCATCGCGCGGCGCCCGTCGCGGACGGTGAACAGCCGGCCGTCCTCGTAGTCGTCGGTGGTGTGGAACAGCCGCCGGGCGAGGCGGACGGCGACGTTCTCGCCCTCGTCCGGCTCGCCGCCGCGCGGCTTGAGCATGTTGCCCGCCGTCACCAGCAGCACCAGCCCGAACACGTAGAACACCCAGGCGAACGTGTTGATCAGCGCCGACCCGACGAAGATCAGCGCGGAGCGGGCGATCAGCGAGAACGTGATGCCGAACAGCAGCGCCTTCTGCTGGTACTCCCGCGGCACCCGGAAGCTGTGCAGGATGACGAGGAAGACGAACAGGTTGTCGACCGACAGCGCCTTCTCGGTCAGGTAGCCGGCGAAGTACTCGGTGCCCATGGCCGTGCCGCCGACCACCAGGACGCCCAGG containing:
- a CDS encoding TerC family protein, which encodes MDVPGWVWTLTVAGIAGLLTFDYVVHVRKAHVPTLREAAVWSALYVGIAIAFGLGVLVVGGTAMGTEYFAGYLTEKALSVDNLFVFLVILHSFRVPREYQQKALLFGITFSLIARSALIFVGSALINTFAWVFYVFGLVLLVTAGNMLKPRGGEPDEGENVAVRLARRLFHTTDDYEDGRLFTVRDGRRAMTPLVLVMVALAGTDVLFALDSIPAIFGLTQNVYLVFTAVAFSLLGLRQLYFLIDGLLDRLIYLAFGLAVILGFIGVRLILHALHENNLPFVNNGEPVEVVELSTGLSLGVIVVVLVVTIVASLVSRTGRAQTAIANARRHATAYLDSEYTADPAERERIFQCLVDEKQQIIALGPRYRQMARDADGLLELADRAKASHDAAVSRGEAPTGPHH